A single Clavibacter nebraskensis NCPPB 2581 DNA region contains:
- a CDS encoding metallopeptidase family protein, which yields MPRSRRRGGHVSIRGSWRDRHGRGLRSPVTGPELPVLRTRADVFDETIASAAEYLRGLWPDELDRVSFEVAALPAENSERDGIDRWSVLADERRVIFYRLPIERLAHLHEDDEYHQRALVEGCVYRAVAELIGKDPWELAPDRYDPH from the coding sequence ATGCCACGATCGCGCCGCCGGGGAGGTCACGTCTCCATCCGGGGCTCCTGGCGGGATCGGCACGGCCGCGGCCTCCGCTCCCCCGTCACCGGGCCGGAGCTGCCGGTGCTGCGCACGCGCGCCGACGTCTTCGACGAGACCATCGCGTCCGCCGCCGAGTACCTCCGCGGCCTCTGGCCCGACGAGCTCGACCGCGTCTCGTTCGAGGTGGCCGCGCTGCCCGCCGAGAACAGCGAGCGGGACGGCATCGACCGCTGGAGCGTCCTCGCCGACGAGCGCCGCGTCATCTTCTACCGGCTTCCCATCGAGCGCCTCGCGCACCTGCACGAGGACGACGAGTACCACCAGCGCGCGCTCGTGGAGGGCTGCGTCTACCGCGCGGTCGCCGAGCTGATCGGCAAGGACCCGTGGGAGCTCGCCCCCGACAGGTACGACCCGCACTAG
- a CDS encoding metal-sensitive transcriptional regulator: MVGYSEGKDDILKRLRRAEGQVRGIERMVESDTYCIDVLTQVSAVTRAMETVALKLLDDHLAHCLAEAAREGGQVADDKVREASAAIARLVRS; the protein is encoded by the coding sequence ATGGTCGGGTACAGCGAGGGCAAGGACGACATCCTCAAGCGGCTGCGGCGCGCGGAGGGCCAGGTGCGCGGGATCGAGCGCATGGTCGAGTCCGACACCTACTGCATCGACGTGCTCACGCAGGTCTCGGCCGTCACGCGCGCCATGGAGACCGTCGCGCTGAAGCTGCTCGACGACCACCTCGCCCACTGCCTCGCGGAGGCCGCGCGCGAGGGCGGCCAGGTCGCGGACGACAAGGTGCGCGAGGCCTCCGCGGCCATCGCGCGGCTCGTCCGGTCCTGA
- a CDS encoding glycosyltransferase family 2 protein produces the protein MQPRVTAILVAHEGAPFLDRTLQALAAQTRRPDQVVAVDLGSRDGSAALLAASDPARMVQAPARMTFGQAVDQAVRVIPAPEGDHELLWLLSADNAPAPDALERLLAAVEASPSVAVAGPKAMEWDHPGYIHEMGTTLTTLGAAVPVVDVELDQAQYDEMSDVLGVAAGGMLVRHRLWDELGGFDDALPVIDDALDLCVRARLAGHRVVVVPAACVASAGDAAPGTAFLGKRTPRRRRRRLRRQAQLHRRLAYAPPAAVPFHWLSLVPLALLRALLQMLRKRPTAAPGEIGAAVRVAVAPGRIRASRRRLAATRTAPWSSIASLRQPLAVGRRRRSLAREQYRVEHMGVSDGVEFLATGGGWTVLAALVLSAVMWLPRLTGTALVGGQLLPLGPSAGALWAQVGIGVRGSGAGPVAPSDPFAYVLAVLGSVTAWEPSLAVLGLFVAALPLAALAAWLCAAQLTRNAWLRALAALVWTLAPTLLIALGEGRLPAVLAHLLLPWLALAVLRAPRSWSASAVAGILMAAVGASAPSLVPAVLVLWFVAAVRAGRRAGRLVTIPVPLVALVAPLVDYRVMQGQPLALAADPAVPAAFTPADVPGLALGFPTSGLGGWSAFVDGLGAGLPAAVPIIVVAVLVAPLVLGAIAALFLRGSHRAALALGVTVLGFATAVLAARTVVQSTGSGVVAVWPGSGLSLLWLGLAGALVLAFATLGRRSVAPGVVAAVTLVVLALPLVSAAVAGSTAVRATTDTSLPGLVVAEAATDPAVGTLVLRAADDGSLSADVERGAGRTLEQVSTVDSTIGSLTDTQTRVAELAGNVSSRSGLDATEDLRRLGISYVLLETPARDAEAAVHDRARAALDDDPVFTAVGQTEAGLLWRFVGSDDLVAQVAGPGNLDDPGRAGVLAAQALVFALTLLLAIPTGGLAARSRPLPAYREPVVAPDARPADAEEPRPAHDDRGTPAYIDEPTGDAGEAASFGDIRQAGERRAGDDGVADDVAPATAAIDDDDRDRDRDRAAADDDDRRRTDGQA, from the coding sequence ATGCAGCCACGAGTAACCGCGATCCTCGTCGCCCACGAGGGCGCGCCGTTCCTCGACCGGACCCTCCAGGCGCTCGCCGCGCAGACCCGGCGGCCGGACCAGGTGGTCGCCGTCGACCTCGGCTCGCGCGACGGATCCGCCGCCCTGCTCGCGGCGTCCGACCCCGCCCGCATGGTCCAGGCCCCCGCCCGCATGACCTTCGGGCAGGCCGTCGACCAGGCCGTCCGCGTGATCCCCGCGCCCGAGGGCGACCACGAGCTGCTCTGGCTGCTCTCCGCCGACAACGCGCCCGCGCCCGACGCGCTCGAGCGCCTGCTCGCCGCCGTCGAGGCCTCGCCGAGCGTCGCGGTCGCCGGCCCGAAGGCGATGGAGTGGGACCACCCCGGCTACATCCACGAGATGGGGACCACGCTCACCACGCTCGGCGCGGCCGTGCCCGTCGTGGACGTCGAGCTCGACCAGGCGCAGTACGACGAGATGAGCGACGTCCTCGGCGTCGCCGCAGGCGGCATGCTCGTGCGCCACCGCCTCTGGGACGAACTCGGCGGCTTCGACGACGCGCTGCCCGTCATCGACGACGCGCTCGACCTCTGCGTCCGGGCCCGCCTCGCCGGCCACCGCGTCGTGGTCGTCCCCGCCGCGTGCGTCGCCTCCGCGGGCGACGCCGCCCCCGGCACGGCCTTCCTCGGCAAGCGCACGCCGCGCCGTCGCCGCCGTCGCCTGCGCCGCCAGGCCCAGCTGCACCGCCGCCTCGCCTACGCGCCGCCCGCCGCCGTCCCGTTCCACTGGCTCTCGCTGGTGCCGCTGGCGCTCCTGCGCGCGCTCCTGCAGATGCTCCGCAAGCGGCCGACCGCCGCACCCGGCGAGATCGGCGCGGCCGTGCGCGTCGCCGTGGCGCCCGGACGGATCCGCGCCAGCCGCCGCCGGCTCGCCGCGACCCGGACGGCGCCGTGGTCGAGCATCGCGTCGCTGCGGCAGCCGCTCGCGGTCGGCCGTCGACGGCGGTCGCTGGCCCGCGAGCAGTACCGCGTCGAGCACATGGGCGTCTCCGACGGCGTGGAATTCCTCGCGACGGGCGGCGGCTGGACCGTGCTCGCGGCGCTCGTCCTCTCCGCCGTGATGTGGCTGCCGCGGCTCACCGGCACCGCCCTCGTCGGCGGCCAGCTCCTGCCGCTCGGCCCGAGCGCCGGCGCGCTGTGGGCGCAGGTCGGCATCGGCGTGCGGGGATCGGGCGCGGGACCCGTCGCCCCCTCCGACCCGTTCGCCTACGTGCTGGCCGTGCTCGGCAGCGTCACGGCGTGGGAGCCGTCGCTCGCCGTCCTCGGGCTCTTCGTGGCCGCCCTGCCGCTCGCGGCCCTCGCCGCCTGGCTGTGCGCCGCGCAGCTCACCCGCAACGCCTGGCTGCGCGCGCTGGCCGCCCTCGTCTGGACCCTCGCGCCCACCCTGCTCATCGCGCTCGGCGAGGGCCGCCTGCCCGCCGTCCTCGCGCACCTGCTGCTCCCGTGGCTCGCGCTCGCGGTGCTGCGCGCGCCGCGCTCGTGGTCCGCGTCGGCCGTGGCCGGGATCCTGATGGCCGCCGTCGGCGCGTCCGCCCCCTCGCTCGTGCCCGCGGTGCTCGTGCTGTGGTTCGTCGCCGCGGTGCGCGCCGGGCGCCGCGCCGGCCGGCTCGTCACGATCCCCGTTCCGCTGGTCGCCCTCGTCGCGCCGCTCGTCGACTACCGCGTGATGCAGGGGCAGCCGCTCGCCCTGGCCGCCGACCCCGCGGTCCCCGCCGCGTTTACGCCCGCCGACGTGCCCGGCCTCGCGCTGGGCTTCCCGACCTCCGGCCTCGGCGGCTGGTCCGCGTTCGTCGACGGCCTGGGCGCGGGGCTGCCCGCCGCCGTCCCGATCATCGTCGTCGCGGTGCTGGTGGCGCCTCTCGTGCTGGGCGCGATCGCGGCGCTCTTCCTCCGCGGATCGCACCGCGCCGCCCTCGCGCTCGGCGTGACGGTGCTCGGGTTCGCGACCGCCGTGCTCGCCGCGCGCACCGTGGTGCAGTCGACCGGATCCGGCGTCGTCGCGGTCTGGCCGGGATCCGGCCTCAGCCTCCTCTGGCTCGGCCTCGCCGGGGCCCTCGTGCTGGCGTTCGCGACGCTCGGCCGCCGCTCGGTCGCCCCGGGCGTGGTGGCCGCCGTGACCCTGGTCGTGCTCGCGCTGCCGCTCGTCTCCGCCGCCGTCGCCGGATCCACGGCGGTGCGCGCCACCACGGACACCTCGCTGCCCGGCCTCGTGGTCGCGGAGGCCGCGACGGATCCCGCGGTCGGCACGCTCGTCCTCCGCGCCGCGGACGACGGCTCGCTCTCCGCCGACGTCGAGCGCGGCGCCGGCCGCACGCTCGAGCAGGTCTCCACGGTCGACTCCACCATCGGGTCGCTGACCGACACGCAGACCCGCGTCGCCGAGCTCGCGGGCAACGTCTCCTCCCGCTCCGGGCTCGACGCCACGGAGGACCTGCGGCGGCTCGGCATCAGCTACGTGCTCCTCGAGACGCCCGCGCGCGACGCGGAGGCCGCCGTGCACGACCGCGCCCGCGCGGCCCTCGACGACGACCCCGTGTTCACGGCCGTCGGGCAGACCGAGGCCGGGCTGCTCTGGCGCTTCGTGGGCAGCGACGACCTCGTCGCCCAGGTCGCCGGTCCCGGCAACCTCGACGACCCGGGGCGGGCGGGCGTGCTCGCCGCGCAGGCGCTCGTGTTCGCGCTCACCCTGCTCCTGGCGATCCCCACCGGCGGCCTCGCCGCGCGGAGCCGCCCGCTGCCGGCCTATCGCGAGCCCGTCGTCGCGCCCGACGCGCGCCCGGCGGATGCCGAGGAGCCGCGGCCCGCGCACGACGACCGCGGCACGCCCGCGTACATCGACGAGCCGACGGGGGATGCCGGGGAGGCCGCCTCGTTCGGCGACATCCGCCAGGCGGGGGAGCGCCGCGCCGGCGACGACGGGGTGGCCGACGACGTCGCTCCCGCCACCGCCGCCATCGACGATGATGACCGCGACCGCGACCGCGACCGCGCCGCCGCCGACGACGACGACCGCAGGAGGACAGATGGCCAGGCGTGA
- a CDS encoding heavy-metal-associated domain-containing protein: MTTTTFPVTGMTCAHCVASVTEEVGELPGVSSVAVDLVVGGDSTVTVESDGPLDPEAVRAAVDEAGYVAGL; encoded by the coding sequence ATGACCACCACGACCTTCCCCGTCACCGGCATGACCTGCGCGCACTGCGTCGCGAGCGTCACCGAGGAGGTCGGCGAGCTGCCCGGCGTCTCCTCCGTCGCCGTCGACCTCGTCGTGGGCGGCGACTCCACCGTCACCGTGGAGAGCGACGGGCCGCTCGACCCGGAGGCCGTGCGCGCCGCGGTCGACGAGGCCGGGTACGTCGCGGGGCTCTGA
- a CDS encoding heavy metal translocating P-type ATPase, giving the protein MTDTASGSAPVAGPVAALPEEGVVLTRVDLDVQGMTCASCAMRIERKLGRMPGVEASVNYATHRARVQLPAGTSVEDAIRTIERTGYRASERAGWGSGAGDDASAPVASRPGEPAPVAVAAPRVRPDAPDAGGSYPASAPSPTPGPAAPAARRPDADELALRQRLLVSAVLTVPVFLMAMIPALQFDDWQWLSLALAAPVAVWGAWPFHRSAAVSARHGGVGMDTLVSIGVAAAFLWSLYALFLGDAGEPGMRMTMSLVGEPGGGSGDVYLEVASAVTVFLLGGRYLEARAARASGAALAALLDLAAKDVAVVRDGVETRIPIRDLRVGAEFVVRPGERIATDGVVVDGSSAVDRSLLTGESLPVEVGPGDDVTGATLSAGGRLVVRATRVGEETRLARMAALVEEAQTGKARIQRLADRVSAVFVPVVLVLAVGTLVGWLLLGFPAEAAFTAAVATLIIACPCALGLATPTALLVGTGRGAQLGILITGPEVLESTRRIDTVLLDKTGTVTTGVMSLVSAVPAAGVDSDELVRVAAALEARSEHPVARAVVEAAGGGSLPPVEGFVATAGLGVHGVVDGRAVAVGRPSWLAEQWAAEPDAALAQASRDAEADGSTVVAVAWDGAVRGTLAVADTVKPTSAEAVRRMRALGLRPVLLTGDAAGAAHRVAAEVGIDEVIAGVLPEGKLDAVRRLQAEGRVVAMVGDGVNDAAALAQADLGIAMGTGTDAAIEAGDITIVRGDLVLVADAVRLARRTLGTIRGNLFWAFAYNAAAIPVAMLGLLNPLVAGLAMALSSVFVVTNSLRLRSFR; this is encoded by the coding sequence GTGACCGACACCGCATCCGGATCCGCGCCCGTCGCGGGCCCCGTCGCCGCCCTGCCCGAGGAGGGCGTCGTGCTCACGCGCGTCGACCTCGACGTGCAGGGCATGACGTGCGCGTCGTGCGCGATGCGGATCGAGCGGAAGCTCGGCCGGATGCCCGGGGTCGAGGCGTCCGTCAACTACGCCACCCATCGGGCGCGCGTGCAGCTGCCCGCGGGCACGAGCGTCGAGGACGCGATCCGCACCATCGAGCGGACGGGCTACCGCGCGTCCGAGCGCGCCGGGTGGGGGAGCGGGGCGGGAGATGACGCGTCCGCGCCCGTCGCGTCCCGACCGGGGGAGCCCGCGCCCGTAGCGGTCGCGGCTCCCCGCGTCCGACCCGACGCGCCCGACGCCGGCGGTTCGTATCCCGCATCCGCGCCGTCGCCCACGCCCGGCCCGGCAGCGCCCGCCGCCCGCCGCCCCGACGCGGACGAGCTCGCGCTCCGGCAGCGGCTCCTGGTCTCCGCGGTCCTCACCGTCCCCGTCTTCCTCATGGCGATGATCCCCGCGCTCCAGTTCGACGACTGGCAGTGGCTGTCCCTCGCGCTCGCCGCGCCCGTCGCCGTCTGGGGCGCGTGGCCGTTCCACCGGTCCGCCGCCGTCAGCGCGCGCCACGGCGGCGTCGGCATGGACACGCTCGTCAGCATCGGCGTCGCGGCCGCCTTCCTCTGGTCCCTCTACGCGCTCTTCCTCGGCGACGCGGGCGAGCCCGGCATGCGCATGACCATGAGCCTCGTCGGCGAGCCCGGCGGCGGATCCGGCGACGTGTACCTCGAGGTCGCCTCGGCCGTCACGGTGTTCCTCCTCGGCGGCCGCTACCTGGAGGCCCGGGCCGCGCGCGCGTCCGGCGCCGCCCTCGCCGCGCTCCTCGACCTCGCCGCCAAGGACGTGGCCGTGGTCCGCGACGGCGTGGAGACGCGGATCCCCATCCGCGACCTGCGCGTCGGCGCGGAGTTCGTCGTGCGGCCGGGCGAGCGCATCGCCACCGACGGCGTGGTCGTCGACGGGTCCAGCGCCGTCGACCGCTCCCTGCTCACCGGCGAGTCCCTTCCCGTGGAGGTCGGCCCCGGCGACGACGTCACGGGCGCGACCCTCAGCGCCGGCGGACGCCTCGTCGTGCGCGCCACGCGCGTGGGCGAGGAGACCCGGCTCGCCCGCATGGCCGCGCTCGTGGAGGAGGCGCAGACCGGGAAGGCCCGGATCCAGCGCCTCGCCGACCGCGTCTCCGCCGTCTTCGTGCCCGTCGTGCTCGTGCTCGCCGTCGGTACGCTCGTCGGCTGGCTGCTGCTCGGCTTCCCCGCGGAGGCCGCCTTCACCGCCGCCGTGGCGACGCTCATCATCGCCTGCCCGTGCGCCCTCGGGCTCGCGACGCCGACCGCGCTCCTCGTGGGCACGGGCCGCGGCGCGCAGCTCGGGATCCTCATCACCGGCCCCGAGGTGCTCGAGTCCACCCGCCGGATCGACACCGTGCTGCTCGACAAGACCGGCACGGTCACGACGGGCGTCATGTCGCTCGTGTCCGCCGTCCCCGCGGCGGGCGTCGACTCCGACGAGCTCGTGCGCGTCGCCGCCGCCCTCGAGGCGCGGTCGGAGCACCCGGTCGCGCGCGCCGTCGTCGAGGCCGCGGGCGGCGGATCCCTCCCTCCCGTGGAGGGCTTCGTCGCCACCGCGGGCCTCGGCGTCCACGGTGTCGTCGACGGACGCGCGGTCGCGGTCGGGCGCCCCTCGTGGCTCGCGGAGCAGTGGGCCGCCGAGCCCGACGCGGCGCTCGCCCAGGCGTCGCGGGACGCCGAGGCGGATGGATCCACCGTCGTCGCGGTCGCGTGGGACGGCGCCGTCCGCGGGACCCTCGCCGTCGCCGACACCGTCAAGCCCACGAGCGCCGAGGCCGTCCGCCGCATGCGTGCGCTGGGCCTCCGTCCCGTCCTCCTCACGGGCGACGCGGCGGGCGCCGCGCACCGCGTCGCCGCGGAGGTCGGCATCGACGAGGTCATCGCGGGCGTGCTCCCCGAGGGCAAGCTCGACGCCGTGCGTCGCCTGCAGGCCGAGGGCCGCGTGGTCGCGATGGTCGGCGACGGCGTGAACGACGCCGCCGCCCTCGCGCAGGCCGACCTCGGGATCGCGATGGGCACGGGCACCGACGCGGCCATCGAGGCGGGCGACATCACGATCGTCCGCGGCGACCTCGTGCTCGTGGCCGACGCCGTGCGCCTCGCGCGGCGCACGCTCGGCACGATCCGCGGCAACCTGTTCTGGGCCTTCGCCTACAACGCGGCCGCGATCCCCGTGGCGATGCTCGGCCTCCTCAACCCGCTCGTCGCGGGCCTGGCCATGGCGCTCTCGTCGGTGTTCGTCGTCACGAACAGCCTGCGCCTGCGCTCCTTCCGCTAG
- a CDS encoding phosphomannomutase/phosphoglucomutase produces MTTTAAETLTAIVKTYDVRGLVGSQLTEELVTALGAGFVDELGAAGSEIVVGHDMRDSSPSFARAFARGATARGGNVLLIGLCSTDETYFASGSLDAPAVMFTASHNPATYNGLKFSRAGAQGISLDTGLAAIRDRAIGFLSDGVAPVEPAGEVRERDVLADYAGYLRRLVDLSAIRPLRVVVDAGNGMGGMTVPAVLGTAAGLPELPIEIIPLYFELDGTFPNHEANPLEPGNLVDLQKAVVEHGADLGLAFDGDADRCFVVDEKGQAVTPSAVAAIVALREISRVKAQSPDEDVTVLHNLITSRIVPETIEAAGATAVRTRVGHSLIKDQMAATGAVFGGEHSAHYYFRDFWGADNGMLAAMHLLAEFGQTDGLMSDLSARYTPYALSGEINSTVDDVPAAYERIVEAFRGRGEFDELDGLTVDGPVGDDGSFWWFSVRPSNTEPLLRLNVEASTEAEMAALRDELLGLIRGA; encoded by the coding sequence ATGACGACGACTGCCGCCGAGACGCTGACCGCCATCGTGAAGACCTACGACGTGCGAGGTCTCGTCGGGAGCCAGCTCACCGAGGAGCTGGTCACCGCCCTGGGCGCCGGCTTCGTCGACGAGCTCGGCGCCGCCGGGAGCGAGATCGTCGTGGGCCACGACATGCGCGACTCCTCGCCGTCCTTCGCCCGGGCGTTCGCCCGTGGGGCCACGGCACGCGGCGGGAACGTGCTCCTCATCGGCCTCTGCTCCACGGACGAGACCTACTTCGCCTCCGGATCCCTCGACGCCCCGGCGGTCATGTTCACCGCGAGCCACAACCCGGCCACGTACAACGGCCTCAAGTTCTCCCGCGCGGGCGCCCAGGGCATCAGCCTCGACACGGGCCTCGCCGCCATCCGCGACCGCGCCATCGGGTTCCTGTCGGACGGCGTCGCACCCGTCGAGCCCGCGGGCGAGGTGCGCGAGCGCGACGTGCTCGCCGACTACGCGGGCTACCTGCGCCGGCTGGTCGACCTCTCCGCGATCCGCCCGCTGCGCGTCGTCGTCGACGCGGGCAACGGCATGGGCGGCATGACCGTCCCCGCCGTGCTCGGCACCGCGGCGGGGCTCCCCGAGCTGCCCATCGAGATCATCCCGCTGTACTTCGAGCTCGACGGCACCTTCCCGAACCACGAGGCGAACCCGCTCGAGCCCGGCAACCTGGTCGACCTGCAGAAGGCCGTCGTCGAGCACGGCGCCGACCTCGGCCTCGCCTTCGACGGCGACGCGGACCGCTGCTTCGTGGTCGACGAGAAGGGCCAGGCGGTCACGCCCAGCGCCGTCGCCGCCATCGTCGCGCTCCGCGAGATCTCGCGCGTGAAGGCGCAGTCGCCGGATGAGGACGTCACGGTCCTGCACAACCTCATCACCTCGCGCATCGTGCCCGAGACCATCGAGGCGGCGGGGGCCACGGCCGTCCGCACGCGCGTCGGCCACTCGCTCATCAAGGACCAGATGGCCGCCACGGGCGCCGTCTTCGGCGGCGAGCACTCCGCGCACTACTACTTCCGCGACTTCTGGGGCGCCGACAACGGCATGCTCGCCGCCATGCACCTGCTCGCCGAGTTCGGCCAGACCGACGGCCTCATGTCCGACCTCTCGGCGCGCTACACGCCGTACGCGCTCTCGGGCGAGATCAACAGCACGGTCGACGACGTGCCCGCCGCCTACGAGCGCATCGTCGAGGCCTTCCGCGGCCGCGGCGAGTTCGACGAGCTCGACGGCCTCACGGTCGACGGCCCGGTCGGCGACGACGGATCCTTCTGGTGGTTCAGCGTGCGGCCCTCGAACACCGAGCCGCTGCTGCGCCTCAACGTCGAGGCGTCGACCGAGGCGGAGATGGCCGCCCTCCGCGACGAGCTCCTGGGGTTGATCCGCGGGGCCTGA
- a CDS encoding DUF3499 family protein, which produces MTNRPCSRVGCTGGATTTLTYVYADSMAVLGPLSHDSEPHSYDLCDRHAARLSAPQGWQIVRHGVLGEVGFGA; this is translated from the coding sequence ATGACGAACAGGCCCTGCTCCCGCGTCGGCTGCACCGGCGGCGCCACGACCACCCTCACCTACGTCTACGCGGACTCCATGGCCGTCCTCGGCCCCCTCAGCCACGACTCCGAGCCGCACAGCTACGACCTCTGCGACCGTCACGCGGCCCGGCTCTCGGCCCCGCAGGGCTGGCAGATCGTGCGGCACGGCGTGCTCGGTGAGGTAGGTTTCGGAGCATGA
- a CDS encoding DUF5719 family protein, with product MARRDAVRIATRVTTGIVGVAVLGVVVTGALLLPPASGDASAPSVLVTPVATDQLRVCPGALLRPPAAAAASSTTAVAAGSAAVTSGSATTGATGAAPGVRTSRLQAPEVQGAASSAPSVLAVVGAVDDAPTDLAGAASEIVTEADLAGLAATSCSEATADAWLVGGATTTGRTTFVVLDNPSGVSSTVDLAITGEDGAVSAPGASGISVPAGGRRVLSLAGLAPDLSSPAVHVQSRGGQVVARLEQSTVRGLLAGGVDWIGPAAAPATALTMTGLRIDSQAALVAPVDGADAPAAAEGGSALGAGSDPGTDPDRGTGVRIVVPGSDDADVSVSVAPEEGTDGTGTTFTVQADAGRTIDVPVADLPDGRYSVTVQSSVPVTAAVRSVSGAAESGATDFAWLPSAEALTRDALVSVPAGPAPLLHLRNAGDQAVAVTARPTDGSAAVSLDVPAGSEVSAAVEAGRTYLLEGVAGLTATVTLAEPGRSAALPVVPVLPAADPLRVHP from the coding sequence ATGGCCAGGCGTGACGCCGTGCGCATCGCGACGCGCGTGACCACCGGGATCGTCGGCGTCGCCGTGCTCGGGGTCGTCGTGACGGGCGCGCTCCTCCTCCCGCCGGCCTCCGGCGACGCGAGCGCCCCCTCGGTGCTCGTGACCCCCGTCGCGACCGACCAGCTGCGCGTCTGCCCCGGCGCTCTCCTCCGCCCGCCCGCGGCGGCCGCCGCGTCCTCGACCACCGCGGTCGCCGCCGGCAGCGCCGCCGTGACGAGCGGATCCGCGACGACCGGGGCGACCGGCGCCGCCCCCGGCGTCCGCACCTCGCGCCTGCAGGCCCCCGAGGTGCAGGGGGCGGCGTCGAGCGCGCCGTCCGTCCTCGCGGTCGTGGGAGCCGTCGACGACGCGCCCACCGACCTCGCGGGCGCGGCGTCCGAGATCGTGACCGAGGCCGACCTCGCGGGGCTCGCCGCCACGTCGTGCTCCGAGGCGACCGCCGACGCGTGGCTCGTGGGCGGCGCGACGACCACCGGCCGCACCACCTTCGTCGTGCTCGACAATCCGTCCGGCGTCTCCTCCACCGTCGACCTCGCCATCACGGGCGAGGACGGGGCCGTCAGCGCACCCGGTGCGAGCGGGATCTCCGTCCCGGCCGGCGGCCGCCGCGTGCTCAGCCTCGCGGGGCTCGCCCCCGACCTCTCCTCCCCGGCCGTGCACGTCCAGAGCCGCGGCGGCCAGGTCGTCGCCCGGCTCGAGCAGAGCACGGTCCGCGGGCTCCTCGCGGGCGGCGTCGACTGGATCGGCCCGGCCGCCGCCCCGGCCACCGCGCTCACCATGACCGGCCTCCGCATCGACTCCCAGGCGGCGCTCGTCGCGCCGGTCGATGGCGCGGACGCGCCCGCCGCCGCCGAGGGCGGATCCGCGCTCGGAGCCGGCTCCGACCCCGGGACCGACCCCGACCGCGGGACGGGCGTGCGCATCGTGGTCCCCGGGTCTGACGACGCCGACGTCAGCGTGAGCGTCGCCCCCGAGGAGGGCACCGACGGCACGGGCACGACCTTCACGGTGCAGGCCGACGCGGGCCGCACGATCGACGTGCCGGTCGCCGACCTCCCCGACGGCCGCTACTCCGTGACCGTGCAGAGCTCGGTCCCGGTCACGGCGGCCGTGCGCAGCGTGTCCGGCGCGGCCGAGAGCGGCGCGACCGACTTCGCCTGGCTGCCGTCGGCCGAGGCGCTCACGCGCGACGCGCTCGTCTCCGTGCCCGCGGGTCCGGCGCCGCTCCTGCACCTGCGCAACGCCGGCGACCAGGCGGTCGCCGTCACGGCGCGGCCGACCGACGGCTCCGCGGCCGTGTCGCTCGACGTGCCCGCGGGGTCCGAGGTGTCGGCCGCCGTTGAGGCCGGGCGCACCTACCTGCTCGAGGGGGTGGCCGGCCTCACGGCCACCGTGACGCTCGCCGAGCCCGGGCGATCCGCCGCTCTGCCCGTGGTGCCGGTGCTGCCGGCCGCCGACCCCCTGCGCGTCCACCCCTGA